The DNA window TCCTAAGACTGGAGATGTAACAGTAACACCTAAGAAACCAGATGGGTCAACGTATCCACCAGGAACTAAGGTAGAAATTCCAGGTAAGGATGGAAACACGATCACTGTAACAATTGGAGAGGATGGTAAAGGAACAGTACCAAATAATGACTTACCAGAAGGAAAAGTACCAGGAGTAGCTAAGATAACAGAACCAGGAAAACCAACAGTAGAGGTACCAGTGGTAACAACGCCAGCGAAACTTACACCAACAGTAGAGTTGGAACAAAATCCAAATACAGGAGACGTAACAGTAACACCTAAGAAACCAGATGGATCAACGTATCCACCAGGAACTAAGGTAGAAATTCCAGGTAAGAATGGAAATATAATCACTGTAACAATTGGAGAAGACGGTAAAGGAACAGTACCAAATAATGACTTACCAGATGTAAAAGTACCAGGAGTAGCTAGAATAACAGAACCAGGTAAACCAACAGTAGAAGTACCAGTGGTAACAACCCCAGCGAAACTTACTCCAACAGTTGAGTTAGAACAAGATACCTAAGACTGGAGATGTAACAGTAACACCTAAGAAACCAGATGGATCAACATATCCACCGGGAACTAAGGTAGAAATTCCAGGTAAGGTAAGGATGGAAACACGATCACTGTAACAATTGGAGAGGATGGAAAAGGAACAGTACCAAACAATGACTTACCAGATGGGAAAGTACCAGGGGTAGCTAAGATAACAGAACCAGGTAAACCAACAGTAGAGGTACCAGTGGTAACAACACCAGCGAAACTTACTCCAACAGTTGAGTTAGAACAAGATCCTAAGACTGGAGATGTAACAGTAACACCTAAGAAACCAGATGGATCAACATATCCACCGGGAACTAAGGTAGAAATTCCAGGTAAGAATGGAAACACAATCACTGTAACAATTGGAGAAGATGGTAAAGGAACAGTACCAAATAGTGACTTACCAGATGTAAAAGTACCAGGAGTAGCTAGAATAACAGAACCAGGCAAACCAACAGTAGAGGTACCAGTGGTAACAACCCCAGCGAAGATTAGAGCATCTGAAAAAGGTGAACTACAATCACAAAAATTATCAGACAACAAAGAAAATCCAACAGTTAATAAATCTACAAAACGATTAGCAAATACTGGTGAATCTGAAACAAATACAGGTTTAGCAGGATTAGGATTAGCTATGTTAGGAAGTCTGCTAGCGGTTGCCAAAAAACGTAGAGAAGATAAAGAATAATTTTTAGATAAATTGACGAAAAATAGTTTTGAGAATATTTCAAAGCGATAGTCTAAAGAAAGTCCAAGGTATGAAAATTTTTATACCTTGGATTTTAATTGGTTATTAATCAATTTTCCAGAACAAAGAACAATATAATTACTTATTGTGTTCATTTTTTCAATTTAAGTTTAATTTTATTTATAGTCTAAAGTTCATATAAGGTATATCGGATATAATATAAACATAACAAAACTTAATAATATTTTTTTTCATAATATATGGGACTGATTATTTTATCAGTCCCTTTCTCCATTTTTTGGATACTTATATACTGGTTGATATAGTTTATGAGAAAGATTAATTCATAAAATTTATTTATACGAGTTATATATGGGTAATTTTTTGTTCAGGTAATATAGTATAGTAAAACTGAGTGGAGGTGAATATTATGAATTCAGAAATTTTATTAGAAGTATTTCCGTTAATATTCTGTATTTTTTACTTGATGGTATTTGGAATATCTAGAGAAATGATAAAGAGAGAGAACGTACTTTTAGTAAAGTTATCAGATGAAGAGATAGAGCAGATTGGTATTAAGAATAGCAACTCGAGAATATTCTGGATGTAAGATCTAGGAGCGCTAATTGTGTGTTGTATTTATCTGATTATTTCTATAGTAAATAAAGGATTATTGATAGGTTTCTTTGGAGAAACAATAAATAAAGTAATAAATTCTATTATTATTGTTATTATATTATTACCATATTTATTGGAACGTATTAATGTTATTCGTCGCTAAAATAAGATAAAATAAAGAATAGTGAATAAATAGTCCTCTGTGATTTTAGATGGAAATTTAATAAAAATTTAAGACAATTGGTAAAATATTTACTGATTGTCTATTTTTGTGAAAACTAAATTATTGACAATCGTAGACTGTAAGAGTAAAATTACCATATTAGAATTTTAAAAATTACTAATAAGTTTTTTAATAAGATAATAGTCAAAAGATTTTACTGATTTAGATTAACTTCTTTGTTTATATGAATAAAAATAAATGAAGTATAAAACTATATTAGAGGAAATGAAATAAATGTAAACGAAAAAAACAATTAAATCTTGTGATTTAGAGTCTGTTTATAATTATATGGATACTAATTATGGCTATAAGATAGGGAGTGATTATAAGTGAATAGTCTATTGAAAAACTCAAGTATGTTTTCTAGAAAAAAAGATGAAAACAACTCATTATATGAGTACTATGCTAGAAAAAATGGTTTGCAAGGCAAATCATTATTAATACTAACCTGTCTTTATTATACAAGGGATGGGATAACTCAAAATATTATTCGTGAGAAAACATATTCTACTAAACAAGTAGTTAGCGCAGCTATAAAGACTTTTAAGAAAAAAGGATATATTTATTTTGAGGAGAAAGAAAAAGATAGGCGAGAAAAAATAGTTAAATTAACAGAAGAAGGTTACTTTTATGCATCAAAAATTTTGGATCCTCTTAGAGAGGCTGAAGAAAAAGCACTAGGTAAACTTTCAAGTGAACAATAAGAATTATTTATCGAATATTATACGATATTTAACGATAATATGAAGTTGAATATTGAAAAACTTGTTTCGAAAGGAGAATTTTAAAAATGATTAAATATAACAATGTTTCATTATGTTGTTCCACAAATGGTTTAATACTTGACGGATTAAATTTTGAAATACAAGAAGGAGAATTTTTTGTTCTTGTAGGACCAAGTGGAAGTGGAAAGACAACAACTTTAAAATTAATAAATAGGTTGATAGAACAAACAGACGGTGATATTTATTTTGAAGACAAGAGACTAAAAGACTATGATATAAGGGAATTAAGATTAAAAACTGGATATGTACTTCAACAAATCGCACTATTTCCGAATCTTACAGTTGCAGAAAATATAGCATTAATTCCAGAAATGAAAAACTTTGATAAAAAAGAAATCAAAGAAAAAACAGAGGATTTATTAACAAAAGTAGGATTAGATCCTAAGCATTATATGAATCGTCTTCCTAAAGAACTTTCTGGAGGAGAGAAACAGCGTGTAGGAATACTACGTGCAATTATCGCTAATCCTAAAATTTTACTGATGGATGAACCATTTTCAGCACTAGATCCGCTTAGTAAAGTTCAATTACAGGATTTAATTAAAACTTTGCACAATGAATATAAAATGACAACAGTTTTTGTAACTCACGATATGGATGAAGCGATGAAACTTGCTGATAGAATTTGTGTTTTAAAAGAAGGTAAAATAGTTCAAATTGCTACACCAGAAGTATTAAAAGAAAACCCTGCGGATGACTTTGTTCGCGAATTTTTTGCAAGGGGGAATAAATAATGAATTTAGTAAGTACATTTTTAGAAAGAAAAAGTGATT is part of the Gemella haemolysans ATCC 10379 genome and encodes:
- a CDS encoding LPXTG cell wall anchor domain-containing protein — protein: MGEDGKGTVPNNDLPDGKVPGVAKITEPGKPTVEVPVVTTPAKLTPTVELEQDPKTGDVTVTPKKPDGSTYPPGTKVEIPGKNGNTITVTIGEDGKGTVPNSDLPDVKVPGVARITEPGKPTVEVPVVTTPAKIRASEKGELQSQKLSDNKENPTVNKSTKRLANTGESETNTGLAGLGLAMLGSLLAVAKKRREDKE
- a CDS encoding MarR family winged helix-turn-helix transcriptional regulator → MFSRKKDENNSLYEYYARKNGLQGKSLLILTCLYYTRDGITQNIIREKTYSTKQVVSAAIKTFKKKGYIYFEEKEKDRREKIVKLTEEGYFYASKILDPLREAEEKALGKLSSEQ
- a CDS encoding ABC transporter ATP-binding protein; translation: MIKYNNVSLCCSTNGLILDGLNFEIQEGEFFVLVGPSGSGKTTTLKLINRLIEQTDGDIYFEDKRLKDYDIRELRLKTGYVLQQIALFPNLTVAENIALIPEMKNFDKKEIKEKTEDLLTKVGLDPKHYMNRLPKELSGGEKQRVGILRAIIANPKILLMDEPFSALDPLSKVQLQDLIKTLHNEYKMTTVFVTHDMDEAMKLADRICVLKEGKIVQIATPEVLKENPADDFVREFFARGNK